One segment of Thermosulfurimonas sp. F29 DNA contains the following:
- a CDS encoding type II toxin-antitoxin system RelE/ParE family toxin — MNIAGGKFKDLKKLKGYKDFYRIRIGDYRIGLQIKENKIIFVRFLHRKEIYRCFP; from the coding sequence TTGAATATCGCAGGAGGTAAATTTAAAGATTTGAAAAAACTTAAAGGTTATAAAGATTTCTATAGAATAAGAATAGGCGACTATAGGATTGGTCTTCAGATTAAAGAAAATAAGATTATTTTTGTTAGATTTTTGCATAGGAAGGAAATTTATAGGTGCTTTCCTTAG
- a CDS encoding STT3 domain-containing protein, with the protein MWPTSSANPKEAVILALKILLVFLVIAAGLSLRFDDLRIWEKRKNIWYLDDNRPIFTSYDAFYFARLARDWQEGRYRSGKPDPYRFVPDNYLTENVTYPFPIPLMSLSAAKLSDWLGIPLEKVALYYTPITAVLFVIPLFLYLESLGYTAAGLLGGLCGVTAFIYVIRTSIGRFDTDSLNLFFPILIAWALFMYFRGRRPLVWAGVASAGAFLYYWWYAHPHLILVQFLIFVFLLYRERGGRRELLRRDWWAIGILFLPNLWYLWKSPVALFKQIFELILSIASSAQTGIFRDYPNILQSISELQKTKSVTQVAALTVQNRFFFVPGLLGALGLLLRERKALAYLWPYFVIGLLVFRSGNRFAMYLAPFVGMGLGFLVHILVEKSLPRLGLDLSSSLRNLLVLLVMVVVGVIVFGGQRSSRAYVPVPKANSFVARDMEKLSRILPEGAWIWSWWDYGYAFVYLSRRAVFIDGGSQTTPKTYYVALSFASSSPEEARNITAFVAREGKTGLKKLLEEGHSAEEITDSARKGRFYAPPEHPVYWVFTQDLPPKYGWIGYFGTWDFRTRRGHFGLVLDLAPCRRMGRGQVLLCRRGIRVDLAAHRVYLGGRSYNISRMVFKTPEGVHSRSFGERGFILEVVPTRYGETLFLVDERSFKSNFNQMYILRRYDPRYFDLVMDDFPFMVVYRVKWKP; encoded by the coding sequence GTGTGGCCTACAAGTTCGGCTAATCCGAAAGAGGCCGTTATCCTGGCCCTCAAAATCCTTCTGGTTTTTCTGGTGATAGCCGCGGGTTTGAGCCTGCGTTTCGACGATCTTCGTATCTGGGAGAAACGGAAAAATATATGGTATCTCGACGACAATCGTCCTATTTTTACCTCTTACGACGCCTTCTACTTTGCCCGTCTGGCCCGGGACTGGCAGGAGGGACGCTATCGTTCCGGGAAACCCGACCCCTATCGTTTCGTCCCGGACAATTACCTGACCGAAAATGTAACCTATCCCTTTCCGATCCCCCTCATGAGTCTTTCGGCGGCCAAACTTTCCGACTGGCTGGGGATCCCTCTTGAGAAGGTGGCCCTTTACTACACTCCCATTACCGCGGTGCTTTTCGTGATCCCCCTTTTTCTTTACCTGGAGAGTCTGGGTTACACCGCGGCTGGACTCCTAGGGGGGCTATGCGGGGTCACGGCCTTCATCTATGTGATACGCACCAGCATCGGCCGTTTTGACACCGATTCCCTCAATCTATTTTTTCCGATCCTCATAGCCTGGGCCCTTTTCATGTACTTTCGAGGCCGAAGACCCCTGGTGTGGGCCGGCGTGGCTTCGGCGGGGGCCTTCCTATATTACTGGTGGTACGCCCATCCCCACCTCATTCTGGTCCAGTTTCTGATCTTCGTCTTTCTTCTTTACCGGGAAAGGGGTGGTCGAAGAGAACTCCTCAGGAGGGACTGGTGGGCTATCGGGATCCTCTTTCTCCCCAACCTCTGGTATCTCTGGAAGTCCCCGGTGGCCCTTTTTAAGCAGATCTTTGAACTGATTCTTTCCATCGCCTCCTCCGCCCAGACGGGAATATTCCGGGACTATCCCAACATTCTGCAATCCATTTCCGAGCTCCAGAAGACCAAATCCGTCACTCAGGTGGCTGCGCTTACCGTGCAGAACAGATTTTTCTTCGTGCCGGGGCTTCTCGGGGCCCTGGGACTTCTTTTACGGGAAAGAAAAGCCCTGGCCTACCTCTGGCCTTACTTCGTCATCGGTCTTCTGGTATTCCGTTCAGGGAATCGTTTTGCCATGTATCTGGCTCCTTTCGTGGGGATGGGGTTGGGGTTTCTCGTTCATATTCTCGTGGAAAAAAGCCTTCCCCGCCTCGGCCTGGACCTTTCTTCCTCTCTGCGCAATCTGCTCGTCCTTCTGGTGATGGTCGTGGTGGGGGTGATTGTCTTCGGGGGGCAGAGAAGCAGTCGCGCCTATGTACCGGTGCCCAAGGCCAATTCCTTCGTGGCCCGGGACATGGAGAAACTCTCCCGTATTCTTCCGGAAGGGGCCTGGATCTGGAGCTGGTGGGATTACGGGTACGCCTTCGTTTACCTTTCCAGACGGGCGGTATTTATCGACGGCGGTTCGCAAACCACTCCCAAGACCTACTATGTAGCCCTTTCCTTTGCGTCTTCCTCGCCGGAGGAGGCCCGGAACATCACCGCCTTCGTGGCCCGGGAGGGGAAAACGGGCCTCAAGAAACTCCTCGAGGAGGGACATTCCGCCGAGGAGATTACGGATTCCGCCCGAAAGGGGCGCTTCTATGCACCTCCGGAACACCCCGTTTACTGGGTTTTCACCCAGGATCTCCCCCCGAAATACGGCTGGATAGGTTATTTCGGTACCTGGGACTTCCGCACCCGAAGGGGACATTTCGGTCTGGTGTTGGATCTCGCTCCATGTCGGAGGATGGGAAGGGGGCAGGTCCTTTTGTGCAGACGGGGAATAAGGGTGGATCTCGCCGCCCACAGGGTTTATCTGGGAGGCCGGAGCTATAATATTTCCAGGATGGTCTTTAAGACTCCCGAGGGAGTGCATTCCCGCAGCTTCGGGGAAAGAGGGTTCATCCTGGAGGTGGTCCCCACCCGTTACGGGGAAACCCTCTTTCTGGTGGACGAGCGCTCCTTTAAGAGTAATTTCAACCAGATGTACATCCTTCGTCGTTACGATCCCCGGTATTTTGATCTGGTAATGGACGATTTTCCCTTCATGGTGGTCTACCGGGTCAAGTGGAAACCGTGA
- a CDS encoding ferredoxin family protein has product MKPLPRVNIDDRIFTLKYYVDEKYAHLKIKDPTVCKRCAEKPCLHFCPAGVYRLDRRGEITVGYQACVECGSCRVACPHANIEWDYPRGGYGVAYKFG; this is encoded by the coding sequence ATGAAGCCCCTTCCCCGGGTCAACATTGACGACCGAATCTTTACCCTTAAGTACTATGTGGACGAAAAGTATGCCCATTTGAAAATAAAAGATCCCACGGTGTGCAAACGATGCGCGGAAAAGCCCTGTTTGCACTTCTGTCCGGCGGGGGTTTATCGTCTGGACCGCCGGGGAGAGATCACCGTGGGGTATCAGGCCTGCGTGGAGTGCGGTTCCTGTCGGGTGGCCTGTCCCCACGCCAACATAGAGTGGGATTACCCCCGGGGGGGCTACGGTGTGGCCTACAAGTTCGGCTAA
- a CDS encoding nucleotidyltransferase family protein: MVDPRRIRTIEDLREFLREFLAGRGVRVYLFGSRARGEEAPHSDVDLAFEGGEELGPLLAELEEILEESLLPQKVDLVDLRVAGEELRRRVLEEGKLWVP, from the coding sequence ATGGTAGATCCGCGCAGGATAAGAACCATAGAGGACCTGAGAGAGTTTTTGCGGGAGTTTCTGGCCGGTCGAGGGGTAAGGGTGTATCTTTTCGGTTCCCGCGCCCGGGGGGAGGAGGCCCCCCATTCGGATGTGGACCTGGCCTTTGAGGGCGGGGAGGAGCTGGGGCCTCTCCTTGCCGAGCTTGAGGAAATCCTGGAGGAATCGCTTCTACCCCAGAAGGTGGATCTGGTGGATCTCCGGGTGGCCGGAGAGGAGTTGCGCCGAAGGGTGCTGGAGGAGGGAAAACTCTGGGTACCCTGA
- a CDS encoding FAD-dependent oxidoreductase, translating into MRGDFSYDVVVVGGGPAGLSAAIVCARAGLSVILLERGRFSGAKNLFGGVVYTESILSLVPDLFSEKRLPFERPVTEEGWWILSENGVVKITHTEETRRTGPPRAYTAFRARFDPWLEGRAREAGVLVVPKVRVVDVLREGGRMSGVLVDRPRSWDRPEPAEVRAPVTIISEGVNRILTRKAGLVPRDFAPEEVALSVKEVIQLPKGEVEKRFGLSEEEGLAVELIGEATLGLPGSGFLYTNTTSVSLGVGLFLSDFAEKGIKPYELLENLKRHPVLSRLLSGGEILEYGAHLIPEWGFEGLPRLCGDGVMVVGDAAGLVNPLFREGTNLAIYSGIMAGKAAVFAHERGDFSRAALYLYEEAFRQSYIYRDLKYFRKLKRFLRENRHFFEIYPEILNQVLHLYLTAQGRAKEEVFREIFTLFRKKRGLAGLLRDFLRMGRFLRGW; encoded by the coding sequence ATGAGGGGCGATTTTTCCTACGATGTGGTCGTGGTTGGTGGAGGGCCGGCGGGGCTTTCCGCGGCCATCGTCTGTGCCCGGGCCGGGCTTTCGGTGATTTTGCTTGAGCGCGGACGTTTTTCCGGGGCGAAGAACCTCTTCGGGGGAGTGGTCTATACGGAATCCATCCTTTCTCTGGTGCCGGATCTCTTTTCGGAAAAGAGGTTACCCTTTGAACGCCCGGTGACCGAGGAGGGCTGGTGGATCCTTTCGGAAAACGGGGTGGTGAAGATTACCCATACCGAGGAGACCCGCAGGACGGGTCCCCCCCGGGCCTACACGGCCTTTCGAGCCCGGTTTGATCCCTGGCTGGAGGGCAGGGCCCGGGAAGCCGGGGTCCTGGTGGTGCCCAAGGTCCGGGTGGTGGATGTGCTCCGGGAAGGGGGGAGAATGTCCGGCGTTCTGGTGGATCGCCCCCGAAGCTGGGATCGTCCCGAGCCCGCCGAGGTGCGAGCCCCGGTAACCATCATTTCCGAGGGGGTGAACCGGATCCTCACGCGGAAGGCCGGCCTCGTTCCCCGGGACTTCGCCCCCGAGGAGGTGGCCCTTTCGGTGAAGGAGGTCATCCAGCTTCCGAAAGGCGAGGTGGAAAAGAGGTTCGGTCTTTCGGAGGAGGAAGGGCTTGCGGTGGAGCTTATCGGGGAGGCCACCCTTGGGCTTCCGGGAAGCGGCTTTCTCTACACCAACACCACCTCGGTGTCGCTGGGGGTGGGGCTTTTTCTTTCGGACTTTGCCGAAAAAGGGATCAAACCCTACGAGCTTCTGGAGAACCTCAAGCGACACCCGGTGCTTTCCCGGCTCCTTTCCGGGGGCGAGATTCTGGAGTACGGGGCGCACCTCATTCCGGAGTGGGGGTTCGAGGGTCTGCCCCGTCTCTGTGGCGACGGGGTGATGGTGGTGGGGGACGCCGCCGGTCTGGTGAATCCCCTTTTCCGGGAGGGGACGAATCTGGCCATTTACTCCGGAATCATGGCGGGGAAGGCCGCCGTTTTTGCCCACGAGCGGGGGGATTTCTCCCGGGCCGCCCTTTACCTCTACGAGGAGGCCTTCCGTCAGAGTTACATTTACCGGGATCTGAAGTACTTTCGCAAACTCAAGAGGTTTCTCCGGGAAAACCGGCACTTCTTCGAAATCTATCCCGAAATCCTCAATCAGGTGTTGCACCTCTACCTCACCGCCCAGGGGCGGGCGAAGGAGGAGGTTTTCCGGGAGATCTTCACGCTATTCCGGAAGAAGCGAGGGCTTGCGGGTCTGTTGCGGGATTTTCTGAGGATGGGGAGATTTCTGCGGGGATGGTAG
- a CDS encoding ATP-binding protein, translated as MGSPEVKFFDREEEARRLRSILGGVPHLLYFVYGPINTGKTALLIHLLETLPEGYCSFYINFRWRNVRKVEDLIRVLFLVRKQKHAEIKNFLKELIRESSRALRVLKGIPIPEGVFDLLFGDKESVEDIFAFLEDYFTEIEEEGLKPVLFLDEMQTIKDLLNASGRPVLSGLFNFFVGMTKERHLVHILCATSDSLFLEEVYRDAHLEGRAGYLLVDDLSKERALAVYEEFGFREKEDIWCYLGGKLGDMIRLYEKKREGWGEREALRAMLLAERTRLEWVLRRAEERGFAEGVGRALEVLRREGKKRYMELPDREVRFLVEENVLFYDPVEGMVRPQGRLIERAMEEFGVGGA; from the coding sequence ATGGGGAGCCCTGAGGTCAAATTCTTCGACAGGGAGGAGGAAGCACGGAGGCTGAGGTCCATTCTCGGCGGGGTTCCGCATCTGCTGTATTTCGTGTACGGACCCATAAACACCGGTAAGACCGCCCTTCTCATCCACCTCCTGGAGACCCTGCCCGAGGGGTACTGTTCCTTTTACATAAATTTTCGCTGGCGCAATGTGCGAAAAGTCGAAGACCTCATAAGGGTCCTGTTTCTGGTAAGAAAACAAAAACATGCGGAAATAAAAAACTTTTTGAAGGAATTGATCCGGGAGAGTAGTCGCGCATTGCGGGTTCTTAAGGGCATTCCGATTCCCGAAGGAGTGTTCGATCTTCTCTTCGGAGATAAAGAAAGTGTGGAGGACATTTTTGCCTTTCTTGAGGATTATTTTACCGAAATTGAAGAAGAAGGATTGAAACCGGTGCTTTTTCTTGACGAGATGCAGACCATAAAGGATTTGCTGAACGCTTCGGGCCGACCGGTGTTGAGTGGGCTCTTCAATTTTTTTGTGGGGATGACCAAGGAGCGACACCTGGTTCACATTCTTTGTGCTACCAGTGACAGTCTGTTTCTGGAGGAGGTTTACCGGGATGCTCATCTGGAGGGAAGGGCCGGTTACCTCCTGGTGGACGATCTTTCGAAGGAGAGAGCCCTTGCGGTGTACGAGGAATTCGGTTTCCGGGAGAAGGAAGATATTTGGTGCTACCTCGGGGGGAAGCTGGGGGATATGATCCGGCTTTACGAGAAGAAGAGGGAGGGGTGGGGGGAGAGGGAGGCCCTCAGGGCGATGCTTCTTGCGGAACGCACCCGTCTGGAGTGGGTGTTGCGCCGGGCGGAAGAAAGGGGATTTGCGGAGGGGGTGGGAAGGGCCCTGGAGGTGCTGAGGCGGGAGGGGAAAAAGAGGTACATGGAGCTGCCGGACCGGGAGGTTCGTTTTCTGGTGGAGGAAAATGTTCTCTTTTACGATCCGGTGGAAGGGATGGTTAGGCCTCAGGGAAGGCTGATAGAGAGGGCTATGGAAGAGTTTGGGGTTGGGGGAGCATGA
- a CDS encoding electron transfer flavoprotein subunit alpha/FixB family protein — protein sequence MNPRVWVFVEQEEGRAHPVSWELLGKARELAKDLSGGVEALVLGHGVEPLAREAIAYGAERVYLVDDPVLEYYRNETYAHGIIRLCEKYRPEILLLGATTLGRDLAGSIATALETGLTADVTGLEIDPETKNLIMTRPAFGGNIMASILCPDHRPQMSTVRPRTFPLPERDPSREGEIVREELGLSEDEVRVKRVGFIPKEKTVNLEYAEVIVSGGRGLGGPEGFDLLKELAALLGGEVGASRAVVDAGWIDYEHQVGQTGKTVRPRVYLAFGISGAIQHRVGMQNSDFVIAVNTDPEAPIFRIADLGIVGDLYEILPALIEAVRKEKGHGEP from the coding sequence GTGAACCCCCGGGTCTGGGTCTTCGTGGAACAGGAGGAGGGGAGAGCCCATCCGGTGTCCTGGGAGCTTCTGGGCAAGGCGCGGGAGCTGGCGAAGGACCTTTCGGGCGGGGTGGAGGCCCTGGTTCTGGGACACGGGGTCGAACCCCTGGCCCGGGAGGCCATCGCCTACGGGGCCGAAAGGGTCTATCTCGTGGACGACCCCGTCCTGGAATATTACCGGAACGAGACCTACGCCCACGGGATCATCAGGCTGTGCGAAAAGTATCGGCCGGAGATCCTTTTGCTGGGGGCCACCACCCTGGGCCGGGATCTTGCCGGCTCCATCGCCACGGCCCTTGAGACCGGGCTTACCGCCGATGTGACCGGACTCGAGATCGATCCGGAGACCAAAAACCTCATCATGACCCGTCCGGCCTTCGGCGGGAACATCATGGCCAGCATCCTCTGCCCGGATCACCGGCCCCAGATGTCCACGGTCCGCCCCCGGACCTTTCCCCTTCCGGAAAGAGATCCTTCCCGCGAAGGGGAGATCGTAAGGGAGGAACTGGGCCTTAGCGAGGACGAGGTGCGGGTCAAGCGGGTGGGCTTCATCCCGAAGGAGAAGACCGTCAATCTCGAATACGCGGAGGTTATCGTTTCCGGCGGACGGGGGCTGGGAGGGCCCGAGGGTTTTGACCTGCTGAAGGAGCTCGCCGCTCTCCTGGGAGGGGAGGTGGGGGCCAGTCGGGCGGTGGTGGACGCCGGCTGGATAGATTACGAGCACCAGGTGGGGCAGACCGGAAAGACGGTGAGACCCAGGGTGTACCTCGCCTTCGGCATTTCCGGGGCCATTCAGCACCGGGTGGGGATGCAGAACTCGGACTTCGTCATCGCGGTGAACACGGATCCCGAGGCTCCCATCTTCCGGATCGCGGATCTCGGCATCGTGGGCGACCTTTACGAGATCCTTCCGGCCCTCATCGAGGCCGTGAGGAAGGAAAAGGGCCATGGGGAGCCCTGA
- a CDS encoding electron transfer flavoprotein subunit beta/FixA family protein — MNILVSIKQVPDTTNIRINPETGTLVREGVPSIVNPYDVHALALASELKRRYGGRITVITMGPPQAEAALREAVECGADRVILLSDRKFAGADTLATSYTLAEAIRHLARETPFDLLLFGKQAIDGDTAQVGPGVARRLNLPLITYAVRVERLDPEAREIVVHRKTERGLEILKAPLPVLLTCDREVAEPPFAPLSELIRAARVRPEVFTASEPVPFAREKLGLKGSPTRVHRVFTPELKSPGERIFVSEVGVEEAVRRIVSALKERGVL, encoded by the coding sequence ATGAACATCCTGGTTTCCATAAAACAGGTTCCGGACACCACGAACATCCGAATCAATCCGGAGACCGGGACCCTGGTGCGGGAGGGGGTACCCTCCATCGTAAATCCCTACGATGTGCACGCCCTGGCCCTGGCCTCGGAGCTCAAGAGGCGGTACGGGGGGCGGATTACGGTGATCACCATGGGGCCGCCGCAGGCCGAGGCCGCCCTGAGGGAGGCCGTGGAGTGCGGTGCCGACCGGGTGATCCTCCTTTCGGACCGGAAGTTTGCCGGGGCCGACACCCTGGCCACGAGCTACACCCTGGCCGAGGCCATAAGGCATCTCGCCCGCGAGACCCCTTTTGATCTTCTCCTTTTCGGGAAACAGGCCATTGACGGTGATACCGCGCAGGTGGGGCCCGGGGTGGCCCGAAGGCTTAACCTTCCTCTCATAACCTACGCCGTCAGGGTGGAAAGGCTGGATCCGGAGGCCCGGGAGATCGTGGTCCATAGGAAGACGGAACGAGGCCTGGAGATCCTTAAGGCCCCGCTTCCGGTGCTTCTCACCTGCGACAGGGAGGTGGCCGAGCCTCCCTTTGCCCCCCTTTCGGAGCTCATTCGGGCGGCGCGGGTGCGTCCCGAGGTCTTTACCGCCTCCGAGCCCGTGCCCTTTGCCCGGGAAAAACTGGGGCTCAAGGGGTCTCCCACCCGGGTCCATCGCGTCTTTACCCCGGAGCTTAAGAGCCCCGGGGAGAGGATCTTCGTGTCCGAGGTGGGGGTGGAGGAAGCGGTAAGAAGGATCGTATCGGCTCTCAAAGAAAGGGGGGTCCTGTGA
- a CDS encoding efflux RND transporter permease subunit — MRSLISWFTENHVAANLLMIFVLVAGLLSLFTIKVEVFPEVAPDQIVVSVEYRGASPREIEESVVKPIEERVASLSGIERIVSVAREGEARITIEVARGRDPGELLEEVKTEVDGISSLPAEAERPVVKRVVLRSEVLNLALYGEVDRETLKYWTERVKNALLSLPGVTEVEYYGLFPREIHIEIPEEKLRKYGLSLSEVAEIIRRETLDLPAGRLKNPHEEYLVRVRGRRYFGEEYGTLRILAGDKGGVVRLRDLARIREELRDSVDYAVFYAGKPAAVIEVFRMGDQSVLTIANTVKRHLPEIRALLPPGLHLEIMRDWTEVLRARMKLLLKNMTYGMILVTVLLGLFLHLNLAFWVVLGIPVSFAFALWLMPHFGVSLNMISLFAFILVLGIVVDDAIVVGESVFKKREEGRDPFSAAVEGTLEVATPVIFSVLTTIAAFWPLLYGVGAMGRFMRVIPLVVILVLAGSLTEALLVLPTHLRGATIPRRRPLLSGPLERFLERIYRPGLVRILSWRWLTVASLLSLLLIVFSLWLGGRLRFSFFPRVEGNRLMAVVRLPAGSPVEETLAVARRIEAAGVRVVREAERRYGRRLLEYSLVSVGSTISTPHGGPPEMGSHIAGIEIRLVEAGKRPGISTRELVSAWRRAVGPVPEVDSLVFSGELFSFGKPVSVALSHPDERVLLSAVEDLKKRLAGMKGIYDIEDSYVEGKEELRFRLKPGARSLGITLSDVARTVRAAFYGAEALRFQRGEDEISVLVRLTRKERETLETLKHLRIHLPGGRSVPLLEVAEPYFAPGYVKLERLNRRRVIYVRAGVDESKITGSEARRILREKILPELVKRYPGLTWSFEGEGREEARTLRQIRKEFVLALVLIYVLIAIPLRSFTQPLIIMLAIPFGIVGAFLGHILLGYQLSILSLFGIVGLSGVVVNDAIILVDLINRLKGEGIPLSEAVITACVRRFRPVILTTLTTFLGLFPMILEKSLQARFLIPMAISLAFGVLFATVITLILVPSCYLILEDLSAIIRFGERA; from the coding sequence ATGAGGTCGCTCATCTCCTGGTTTACCGAAAACCATGTGGCCGCCAACCTTCTCATGATCTTCGTGCTGGTCGCCGGGCTCCTTTCCCTTTTCACCATTAAGGTGGAGGTCTTTCCGGAGGTGGCCCCGGATCAGATCGTGGTCTCCGTGGAATACCGCGGGGCCTCGCCCCGGGAGATCGAGGAATCGGTGGTCAAGCCCATTGAGGAGCGGGTGGCCTCTCTTTCGGGAATCGAGCGGATCGTGTCCGTGGCCCGGGAGGGGGAGGCGCGGATCACCATCGAGGTGGCCCGCGGCCGCGATCCCGGGGAGCTTCTGGAGGAGGTAAAAACCGAGGTGGACGGCATCTCCTCCCTCCCGGCGGAGGCGGAGCGACCCGTGGTCAAGAGGGTGGTCCTCCGCAGCGAGGTGCTGAATCTCGCCCTCTACGGTGAGGTGGATCGGGAGACCCTCAAGTACTGGACCGAGAGGGTCAAGAACGCCCTCCTTTCTCTTCCCGGGGTGACCGAGGTGGAGTACTACGGACTCTTTCCCCGGGAGATTCACATCGAAATCCCGGAGGAGAAGCTCCGCAAGTACGGCCTCAGTCTTTCGGAGGTTGCGGAGATCATCCGTCGCGAGACCCTGGATCTTCCCGCCGGTCGTCTCAAGAATCCCCACGAGGAATACCTGGTCCGGGTGCGCGGTCGCCGATATTTCGGGGAGGAATACGGGACGCTCCGGATCCTGGCCGGGGACAAAGGCGGGGTGGTTCGTCTGCGGGATCTCGCCCGGATCCGGGAGGAACTGCGGGACAGCGTGGACTACGCGGTCTTTTACGCCGGGAAACCCGCGGCGGTGATCGAGGTCTTCCGCATGGGGGATCAGAGCGTGCTCACCATCGCGAACACGGTCAAACGCCACCTTCCGGAGATACGAGCCCTTCTCCCCCCGGGTCTTCACCTGGAAATCATGCGGGACTGGACCGAGGTCCTCCGGGCCCGGATGAAACTCCTTCTCAAGAACATGACCTACGGCATGATCCTGGTGACCGTCCTCCTGGGGCTCTTCCTGCACCTCAATCTGGCCTTCTGGGTGGTCCTGGGTATCCCGGTCTCCTTTGCCTTTGCCCTCTGGTTGATGCCGCACTTCGGGGTCTCGCTCAACATGATCTCCCTCTTTGCCTTCATCCTGGTGCTGGGCATCGTGGTGGACGACGCCATAGTGGTGGGGGAGAGTGTGTTCAAGAAACGCGAGGAGGGGCGGGATCCCTTTTCCGCCGCCGTGGAGGGGACTCTTGAGGTGGCCACTCCGGTGATCTTTTCCGTGCTCACCACCATCGCCGCCTTCTGGCCGTTGCTTTACGGGGTGGGGGCCATGGGGCGCTTCATGCGGGTGATCCCTCTGGTGGTGATCCTGGTTCTGGCCGGCTCCCTCACCGAGGCCCTCCTGGTGCTTCCGACCCACCTTCGCGGGGCCACCATTCCTCGCCGAAGGCCCCTTCTTTCGGGTCCGCTCGAGCGGTTCCTGGAAAGGATCTATCGGCCGGGGCTCGTCCGGATCCTTTCCTGGCGCTGGCTGACGGTGGCTTCTCTTCTTTCCCTCCTCCTTATCGTGTTTTCCCTGTGGCTCGGGGGGAGGCTGCGGTTCAGTTTCTTCCCCCGGGTGGAGGGAAATCGCCTCATGGCGGTGGTGCGACTTCCCGCGGGATCTCCCGTGGAGGAAACCCTGGCCGTGGCCCGTCGCATCGAGGCCGCGGGGGTTCGGGTAGTGCGGGAGGCGGAAAGGCGCTACGGACGCAGGCTCCTCGAGTACAGTCTCGTTTCCGTGGGGTCCACCATATCCACCCCTCACGGAGGCCCTCCGGAGATGGGCAGCCACATCGCCGGAATCGAGATCCGTCTGGTGGAGGCCGGGAAACGACCCGGGATAAGCACCCGGGAACTCGTTTCCGCCTGGCGCAGGGCGGTGGGGCCCGTCCCCGAGGTGGATTCCCTGGTCTTTTCCGGGGAACTCTTCTCCTTCGGGAAGCCCGTTTCGGTGGCCCTTTCCCATCCGGATGAAAGGGTCCTCCTTTCCGCGGTGGAGGATCTCAAAAAGAGACTCGCCGGAATGAAGGGTATTTACGACATAGAGGACAGCTATGTGGAGGGCAAGGAGGAGTTGCGTTTCCGTCTCAAACCCGGGGCGAGGTCCCTGGGGATTACCCTTTCGGATGTGGCCCGCACCGTGCGGGCGGCCTTCTACGGGGCCGAGGCCTTGCGCTTCCAGCGCGGCGAGGACGAGATCTCCGTCCTGGTGCGCCTTACCCGAAAGGAGCGGGAGACCCTGGAAACCCTCAAACACCTCCGGATTCACCTTCCGGGGGGTCGAAGCGTGCCGCTTCTCGAGGTGGCCGAGCCTTACTTTGCCCCCGGTTATGTGAAACTCGAGCGGCTCAATCGTCGGCGGGTGATCTATGTGCGGGCCGGGGTGGACGAAAGCAAGATCACCGGGAGCGAGGCCCGCAGGATCCTCAGGGAAAAAATCCTTCCCGAACTGGTGAAGCGCTATCCCGGGCTCACCTGGTCCTTCGAGGGGGAGGGGCGTGAGGAGGCCCGCACCCTCCGTCAGATCCGCAAGGAATTCGTCCTGGCCCTCGTGCTCATCTATGTCCTCATCGCCATTCCCCTTCGCTCCTTCACCCAGCCCCTCATCATCATGCTGGCCATCCCCTTCGGCATAGTGGGGGCCTTCCTGGGACATATCCTGCTGGGGTATCAGCTCTCCATCCTGAGTCTCTTCGGCATCGTGGGGCTTTCCGGGGTGGTGGTGAACGACGCCATCATCCTGGTGGACCTGATAAATCGACTGAAAGGGGAGGGAATCCCGCTCTCCGAGGCGGTGATTACCGCGTGCGTGCGGCGGTTCCGGCCGGTGATTCTCACCACGCTCACCACCTTCTTGGGACTTTTTCCCATGATTCTCGAAAAGAGCCTTCAGGCCCGATTTCTGATTCCCATGGCCATAAGTCTGGCCTTCGGGGTGCTCTTCGCCACGGTGATTACCCTGATCCTGGTACCCTCCTGCTACTTGATTCTTGAGGACCTTTCTGCCATTATTAGATTCGGGGAGAGGGCATGA